In Streptococcus dysgalactiae subsp. dysgalactiae, the following are encoded in one genomic region:
- a CDS encoding DNA translocase FtsK — protein sequence MERQRAIKRMVSSILIALLLVFAMIRLGVFGITAYNVIRFMVGSLAYPFMLAILVYLFFFKWLRQKDGVIAGFIIVFIGLLIEWHAYLFAMPKMLNQDVFRGTASLITRDLMAFRVTEFVGGGMFGALLYKPVAFLFSNIGSYFIGFLFILLGLFLMTPWDIYDVSHFVKEAVNKLAMAYQENKEKCFIKREERRLLAEQEALEKRAQEEEKRLAELTVDPETGEIVENSQSQAIYNLADDMITEPEILSYDSHLKDDETSLFDQEDFAYAEEEIEAEDNQLTALGSFEDEMDIDEPVEVDFTPKTNLFYKLPTIDLFAADKPKNQSKEKNLVRKNIKVLEDTFQSFGIDVKVERAEIGPSVTKYEIKLAVGVRVNRISNLADDLALALAAKDVRIEAPIPGKSLVGIEVPNSEIATVSFRELWEQSNTSDDKLLEVPLGKAVNGSARSFDLTRMPHLLVAGSTGSGKSVAVNGIISSILMKARPDQVKFLMVDPKMVELSVYNDIPHLLIPVVTNPRKASKALQKVVDEMENRYELFSKVGVRNIAGYNAKVEDYNRQSEQKQIPLPLIVVIVDELADLMMVASKEVEDAIIRLGQKARAAGIHMILATQRPSVDVISGLIKANVPSRIAFAVSSGTDSRTILDENGAEKLLGRGDMLFKPIDENHPVRLQGSFISDDDVERIVNFIKDQAEADYDDSFDPGEVSDNDPGFSGNGGAAEGDPLFEEAKVLVLETQKASASMIQRRLSVGFNRATRLMDELEEAGVIGPAEGTKPRKVLQTN from the coding sequence ATTGAAAGGCAACGTGCTATTAAAAGGATGGTTTCATCTATTTTAATTGCTCTCTTGCTTGTTTTTGCGATGATTCGACTAGGCGTTTTTGGGATTACCGCTTATAATGTCATTCGTTTTATGGTAGGTAGCCTAGCTTATCCGTTTATGCTAGCAATTTTGGTTTACCTCTTTTTCTTTAAGTGGTTACGCCAGAAAGATGGTGTTATTGCTGGATTTATCATTGTTTTTATCGGGTTGTTAATTGAATGGCATGCCTACCTGTTTGCCATGCCCAAAATGCTTAACCAGGATGTTTTTAGAGGGACAGCTAGTCTTATCACTAGAGATTTAATGGCTTTTCGTGTGACGGAATTCGTAGGTGGGGGGATGTTTGGTGCTCTTCTCTACAAACCAGTGGCTTTTCTTTTTTCAAACATTGGTTCTTACTTTATTGGCTTCCTGTTTATTCTGCTAGGTCTATTTTTAATGACACCTTGGGACATCTATGATGTGAGTCATTTTGTGAAAGAGGCTGTTAACAAACTAGCAATGGCTTATCAGGAAAATAAAGAAAAGTGTTTTATCAAGCGAGAAGAGCGTCGGTTACTAGCTGAGCAAGAGGCTCTAGAGAAGCGAGCACAAGAGGAAGAAAAACGTCTGGCAGAATTGACGGTTGATCCTGAGACGGGAGAGATTGTTGAGAATAGTCAGTCTCAAGCCATCTATAACTTGGCTGATGATATGATAACAGAGCCAGAAATTCTTTCTTATGATAGTCACCTTAAAGACGATGAGACAAGCTTGTTTGATCAAGAAGACTTTGCTTACGCTGAAGAGGAAATTGAGGCTGAGGACAACCAGTTAACTGCTTTAGGATCTTTTGAAGATGAGATGGATATTGATGAACCTGTTGAAGTTGATTTCACACCGAAAACCAATCTTTTTTATAAACTCCCAACGATTGATTTATTTGCAGCGGATAAGCCAAAAAATCAGTCCAAAGAGAAAAACTTAGTCCGTAAAAACATCAAGGTGCTTGAAGATACCTTCCAAAGTTTTGGGATTGATGTCAAGGTAGAGCGAGCAGAAATCGGGCCTTCCGTCACCAAATATGAAATCAAACTAGCTGTCGGGGTCCGAGTTAATCGTATTTCAAATCTTGCTGATGATTTGGCGCTTGCTCTGGCTGCTAAAGATGTTCGTATTGAAGCCCCTATTCCTGGGAAGTCTCTCGTTGGGATTGAGGTGCCAAATTCCGAAATTGCCACCGTTTCTTTCCGTGAGCTCTGGGAACAGTCCAACACATCAGACGATAAACTTTTAGAAGTTCCTCTAGGAAAGGCTGTTAATGGCAGTGCTAGAAGTTTTGATTTGACACGCATGCCTCATCTACTTGTAGCTGGTTCTACGGGTTCGGGTAAATCGGTTGCTGTTAATGGCATTATTTCAAGTATTCTGATGAAGGCTAGACCAGACCAAGTGAAATTTTTGATGGTCGACCCTAAGATGGTTGAGTTGTCTGTTTATAATGATATTCCCCATTTGCTGATTCCAGTAGTGACCAATCCTCGTAAAGCCAGCAAGGCGTTGCAAAAAGTCGTTGACGAAATGGAAAACCGCTATGAACTCTTTAGTAAGGTTGGGGTTCGAAATATTGCTGGTTACAATGCAAAAGTTGAGGATTACAATAGGCAATCTGAGCAAAAACAAATACCTTTACCATTGATTGTGGTTATTGTGGATGAGTTAGCTGATTTGATGATGGTGGCTAGTAAAGAAGTAGAAGACGCTATTATCCGTCTGGGACAAAAGGCGCGTGCGGCAGGTATTCATATGATTCTTGCAACCCAAAGACCATCTGTGGATGTTATTTCTGGACTGATTAAGGCCAATGTGCCATCCCGTATTGCATTTGCCGTATCTTCAGGAACAGATAGTCGAACGATTCTGGATGAAAATGGCGCTGAAAAGCTCTTAGGACGTGGAGACATGCTCTTTAAGCCGATTGATGAAAATCACCCTGTTCGTCTGCAAGGCTCTTTCATCTCAGATGATGATGTGGAACGAATTGTAAACTTTATCAAAGACCAAGCTGAAGCTGATTATGACGATAGTTTTGATCCTGGTGAAGTTAGCGACAATGATCCTGGTTTTTCTGGAAATGGCGGAGCTGCTGAAGGCGATCCTCTTTTTGAAGAAGCAAAAGTTTTAGTGTTAGAGACACAAAAGGCCAGTGCCTCAATGATTCAAAGGCGTTTATCGGTCGGATTCAATCGTGCCACGCGCTTGATGGATGAATTGGAAGAAGCAGGTGTTATCGGCCCAGCAGAAGGAACTAAACCTCGTAAAGTATTGCAAACAAACTAA
- a CDS encoding peptidoglycan amidohydrolase family protein: MTVDTEKAIAWMGLKEGRVSYSMDYRNGPDSYDCSSAICSALIYAGASNPGWLLNTEYMHDWLVQNGYELIAENEGWESQRADIAIWGLRGQSDGAGGHVVMFIDADNIIHCNYARNNITIDNYNQTAAASGWMYSYAYRYNGEQSQPITNKSIDELAQEVLAGKHGSGEQRKLSLGSNYDAVQAKVNEMLKQPQVAEQSPAVKQDGDLLFNGAVLKKTVLDKILAKCKEHDILPSYAITVLHFEGLWGRSAVGRSDNNWGGMTWTGKGERPSGITVTKGTARPVSEGGHYMHYSSVDDFLTDWFYLLRAGGSYKVSGAKTFSEAVKGMFIVGGAKYDYAASGYNNYIVGMSSRLKAIEQENGPINKYDQQADISAEQSDKIDVVIDSLEITINGVTYTATKKPI; encoded by the coding sequence ATGACAGTAGATACCGAAAAAGCCATAGCTTGGATGGGCTTAAAAGAGGGTCGTGTCAGCTATTCTATGGATTATCGCAATGGCCCTGATAGCTATGACTGTTCAAGTGCTATTTGTAGTGCTTTAATCTATGCAGGAGCTAGTAATCCTGGTTGGCTACTCAATACTGAGTACATGCACGACTGGCTAGTCCAAAATGGCTACGAGCTGATCGCCGAAAATGAGGGCTGGGAGAGTCAACGGGCTGACATTGCTATTTGGGGCTTGCGTGGTCAGTCTGATGGTGCTGGTGGTCATGTCGTCATGTTTATTGACGCAGATAACATTATCCATTGCAATTACGCACGCAATAACATCACGATTGATAACTACAATCAGACGGCTGCTGCTAGCGGTTGGATGTACTCTTATGCTTATCGCTACAATGGAGAGCAATCTCAACCAATTACAAATAAAAGTATTGACGAGTTGGCTCAGGAGGTGCTCGCTGGCAAACATGGTAGTGGCGAGCAGCGCAAGCTATCTCTTGGTAGTAATTATGACGCTGTGCAAGCAAAAGTCAACGAGATGCTCAAACAGCCACAAGTAGCGGAGCAAAGCCCAGCAGTAAAGCAAGATGGAGATCTATTGTTTAATGGTGCTGTGCTTAAAAAGACCGTCTTGGATAAAATCCTAGCTAAGTGCAAAGAGCATGACATCTTGCCAAGCTATGCTATTACAGTCCTACATTTTGAGGGTCTATGGGGTCGATCTGCCGTAGGTCGCTCAGACAACAACTGGGGCGGCATGACGTGGACAGGTAAAGGAGAGCGTCCAAGCGGCATCACAGTTACCAAAGGTACAGCAAGACCAGTCTCCGAGGGTGGTCATTATATGCACTATTCAAGTGTTGATGACTTTTTGACAGATTGGTTCTATCTGTTAAGAGCTGGTGGCTCTTACAAGGTTTCAGGAGCTAAGACTTTTAGTGAGGCTGTAAAGGGCATGTTTATCGTTGGTGGCGCTAAATATGACTATGCAGCTAGTGGTTATAATAATTATATTGTAGGCATGTCTAGCAGATTAAAAGCAATCGAGCAGGAAAATGGACCAATTAACAAGTATGACCAACAGGCCGACATCAGTGCCGAGCAGTCTGACAAGATTGATGTGGTTATTGATAGCCTAGAGATAACCATTAATGGTGTTACTTACACTGCAACTAAAAAACCAATTTAG
- a CDS encoding collagen-like domain-containing protein, whose product MKLNRLFILGCLSASTLAIGNYLSTNVKADSWHSPISQPKEVTSGKDTQNEDPNLWAVPGKDAQNEDPSLWAVPGKDAQNEDPSLWAVPGKDAQNEDPSLWAVPGKDAQNEDPSLWAIPGKDAQNEDPSLWAIPGKDAQNEDPSLWAVPGKDAQNEDPSLWAVPGKDAQNEDPSLWAIPGKDAQNEDPSLWAVPGKDAQNEDPSLP is encoded by the coding sequence ATGAAACTTAATCGTCTTTTTATCCTTGGTTGTTTAAGCGCTTCTACATTAGCTATCGGAAACTACTTATCAACTAACGTCAAAGCAGATAGCTGGCACTCACCAATATCTCAGCCTAAAGAAGTAACATCTGGAAAAGATACTCAAAACGAAGACCCAAACCTTTGGGCTGTGCCTGGAAAAGATGCCCAAAACGAAGACCCTAGCCTTTGGGCTGTGCCTGGAAAAGATGCCCAAAATGAAGACCCTAGCCTTTGGGCTGTGCCTGGAAAAGATGCCCAAAATGAAGACCCTAGCCTTTGGGCTGTGCCTGGAAAAGATGCCCAAAACGAAGACCCTAGCCTTTGGGCTATACCAGGTAAAGATGCCCAAAATGAAGACCCTAGCCTTTGGGCTATACCAGGTAAAGATGCCCAAAACGAAGACCCTAGCCTTTGGGCTGTGCCTGGAAAAGATGCCCAAAATGAAGACCCTAGCCTTTGGGCTGTACCAGGTAAAGATGCCCAAAACGAAGACCCTAGCCTTTGGGCTATACCAGGTAAAGATGCCCAAAACGAAGACCCTAGCCTTTGGGCTGTGCCTGGAAAAGATGCCCAAAACGAAGACCCTAGCCTTCCTTAG
- the spem gene encoding streptococcal pyrogenic exotoxin SpeM produces the protein MKKNTLALLFLVCVSLTLCTTESVFSDAVLVNSELKNIYMKDVINKTNMKITKKIGTQLIFNTNEKTRVWDDDNYNKVISSNVSPAQERRFKEEEEVDIYALIKSYSVICKEQYNYVDGGLIKTSDREKLDSTIYMNIFGEQIPLKEQSKYKITFQNKFVTFQEIDVRLRKSLMSDNRIKLYEHNSICKKGYWGIHYKDNTTKFTDLFTHPNYTDNETIDMSKVSHFDVYLNEEFSKN, from the coding sequence ATGAAAAAAAATACCTTGGCTTTGCTATTCCTTGTGTGTGTATCGCTTACCCTATGCACTACTGAGAGTGTCTTTTCAGATGCTGTGTTGGTTAATAGCGAATTAAAAAATATCTATATGAAAGATGTAATTAATAAAACCAATATGAAGATAACAAAGAAAATTGGCACCCAGCTAATATTTAATACGAATGAAAAAACTAGAGTCTGGGATGATGATAATTATAATAAAGTTATATCTAGCAATGTTTCTCCAGCGCAAGAAAGACGTTTTAAGGAAGAAGAAGAAGTTGATATTTATGCTCTAATAAAATCCTACAGTGTGATATGTAAGGAACAATATAATTATGTTGATGGAGGTTTGATAAAAACAAGTGACAGAGAAAAACTTGATTCAACAATATATATGAATATTTTTGGGGAACAGATACCGCTAAAAGAGCAATCAAAATATAAAATCACATTTCAGAATAAGTTTGTAACTTTTCAAGAAATTGATGTTAGACTTAGGAAAAGTTTGATGAGCGATAATAGAATAAAGTTATATGAACATAACTCAATTTGTAAAAAAGGGTATTGGGGAATTCATTACAAAGATAATACAACAAAGTTTACCGATTTATTCACCCATCCTAACTATACAGATAACGAAACAATTGATATGAGTAAAGTTAGTCACTTTGATGTTTACTTAAACGAAGAATTTTCTAAAAATTAA
- a CDS encoding competence regulator inhibitor paratox translates to MLTYDEFKQAIDDGYITGGTVMIVRKNGQIFDYVLPNEEIRDWEVVTEERVKEVMWELDK, encoded by the coding sequence ATGCTAACATACGATGAATTTAAGCAGGCAATTGATGACGGATATATCACAGGAGGCACAGTTATGATCGTGCGCAAAAACGGACAGATTTTTGATTATGTGTTGCCGAATGAGGAGATAAGAGATTGGGAGGTTGTGACAGAGGAGAGGGTGAAAGAGGTGATGTGGGAATTAGACAAATAA
- a CDS encoding DUF3397 family protein — MMIYKLTALAFLILTPLFAIIVTSLLKLNKKGLKFPDVALFLFAIEIVLVSGKFFTHNLLPYYLIIMSLLAIIISLLLIVRTQLFSYHRFLKLFWRVGFLVTFIFYLVLVIFIFTLA, encoded by the coding sequence ATGATGATCTATAAATTAACTGCCTTAGCTTTCCTGATATTGACGCCTCTTTTTGCTATAATTGTGACCTCTCTTTTGAAACTTAATAAAAAGGGACTTAAATTTCCAGATGTCGCACTTTTTCTCTTTGCAATAGAAATTGTACTTGTCTCAGGAAAATTTTTTACCCATAATTTACTGCCTTATTATCTTATTATCATGTCCCTGCTAGCCATCATCATTTCACTACTGCTGATCGTTCGAACTCAGTTGTTCTCTTACCATCGCTTCTTGAAGTTATTTTGGCGAGTTGGCTTTTTAGTCACCTTTATTTTCTACCTTGTTTTAGTTATCTTTATTTTTACACTAGCCTAG
- the rplK gene encoding 50S ribosomal protein L11, with the protein MAKKVEKLVKLQIPAGKATPAPPVGPALGQAGINIMGFTKEFNARTADQAGMIIPVVISVYEDKSFDFITKTPPAAVLLKKAAGVEKGSGTPNKTKVATVTRAQVQEIAETKMPDLNAANIEAAMRMIEGTARSMGFTVTD; encoded by the coding sequence ATGGCTAAAAAAGTCGAAAAACTTGTAAAACTTCAAATCCCTGCTGGTAAAGCTACACCAGCTCCACCAGTTGGACCAGCTCTGGGTCAAGCAGGTATCAACATCATGGGCTTCACTAAAGAATTTAATGCTCGTACAGCTGATCAAGCAGGTATGATCATCCCAGTTGTTATCTCAGTTTACGAAGACAAATCATTTGATTTCATCACTAAAACACCACCAGCTGCTGTTCTTCTGAAAAAAGCTGCAGGTGTTGAAAAAGGATCAGGTACACCTAACAAAACTAAAGTTGCGACAGTTACTCGTGCACAAGTACAAGAAATTGCTGAAACTAAGATGCCAGATTTAAACGCTGCAAACATTGAAGCTGCAATGCGTATGATCGAAGGTACTGCTCGTTCTATGGGATTCACTGTTACTGACTAA
- the rplA gene encoding 50S ribosomal protein L1 yields the protein MAKKSKQMRAALEKVDSTKAYSVEEAVALVKETNFAKFDASVEVAYNLNIDVRKADQQIRGAMVLPNGTGKTQRVLVFARGAKAEEAKAAGADFVGEDDLVAKINGGWLDFDVVIATPDMMAIVGRLGRVLGPRNLMPNPKTGTVTMDVAKAVEESKGGKITYRADKAGNVQALIGKVSFDADKLVENFKAFHDVMAKAKPATAKGTYMTNVSITSTQGVGIKVDPNSL from the coding sequence ATGGCTAAAAAAAGCAAACAAATGCGTGCTGCACTTGAAAAAGTAGATAGCACCAAAGCGTACAGTGTAGAAGAAGCTGTAGCATTAGTAAAAGAAACTAACTTCGCAAAATTTGATGCGTCTGTAGAAGTTGCTTACAACTTGAACATCGACGTTCGTAAAGCAGACCAACAAATCCGTGGCGCAATGGTATTGCCAAACGGAACTGGTAAAACACAACGCGTTCTTGTTTTTGCACGTGGTGCAAAAGCTGAAGAAGCAAAAGCAGCTGGTGCAGACTTCGTTGGTGAAGACGACCTTGTTGCAAAAATCAATGGTGGATGGCTTGACTTTGACGTTGTTATCGCAACGCCAGATATGATGGCTATCGTAGGTCGCCTTGGACGTGTCCTTGGACCTCGTAACTTGATGCCAAACCCTAAAACTGGTACAGTAACAATGGATGTTGCTAAAGCAGTTGAAGAGTCTAAAGGTGGTAAAATCACTTACCGTGCTGATAAAGCAGGTAACGTACAAGCTCTTATTGGTAAAGTATCATTTGATGCAGACAAATTGGTTGAAAACTTCAAAGCGTTCCACGATGTTATGGCTAAAGCTAAACCAGCAACAGCTAAGGGAACTTATATGACAAACGTCTCAATCACATCAACACAAGGTGTTGGTATCAAGGTTGATCCTAACTCGCTTTAA
- the spel gene encoding streptococcal pyrogenic exotoxin SpeL, which yields MSTTFFIVVLSLVVFSVRMVSAEGTINIKDIYSPRWDVDKTLSPTTLREIYNRDTIKKENKPVTGKRGTQVIIDAQHKTKVWEFDDYNFIISSNLYPSVEGKFNVGDNVDIFGLALSAEVFSKDQIHSINGGLVKVNERKGAGKTIYMNVFIDGHKKDETSKYKITFEKSPVTFQEVDVRLRKSFMQNDEIKLYQYGSKVLSGNWEFHGSGENEEGADLFKYPDYRYNNLIDIDKKSHIDVYLFTNKEN from the coding sequence ATGTCAACTACTTTTTTTATAGTAGTATTGTCATTGGTGGTATTTTCTGTTAGGATGGTTTCTGCGGAGGGGACTATTAATATTAAGGATATATACTCTCCAAGGTGGGATGTAGATAAAACATTATCCCCTACTACCTTAAGAGAAATTTATAATAGAGATACTATAAAAAAAGAGAATAAACCCGTTACTGGAAAAAGAGGGACGCAAGTTATTATAGATGCTCAGCATAAAACTAAAGTATGGGAATTTGATGATTATAATTTTATAATATCAAGTAACCTATACCCATCTGTAGAAGGTAAATTTAATGTTGGAGATAATGTCGATATTTTTGGTCTTGCATTATCGGCTGAAGTATTTTCAAAAGATCAAATACATTCAATCAATGGTGGTCTCGTTAAAGTTAATGAGAGAAAAGGAGCTGGAAAAACGATTTACATGAACGTTTTTATTGATGGGCATAAGAAAGATGAGACCTCGAAATATAAAATAACTTTTGAAAAATCTCCCGTTACCTTCCAGGAGGTTGATGTTAGATTGAGAAAATCATTTATGCAGAACGATGAAATAAAACTTTATCAGTATGGTTCCAAAGTTCTATCTGGAAACTGGGAATTTCACGGCTCAGGCGAGAACGAGGAAGGTGCTGACTTATTTAAATACCCAGATTATAGATATAATAATTTGATAGATATAGACAAAAAGAGTCATATTGATGTCTATCTATTCACAAACAAAGAAAATTAG